CGGCGTAGTGGCCCAGTTCGTGGACCAAAAGCACGCCCAGCACCGCTGCCGTGAACGGCCACGCCTGGAGGATGACCAGCGGGTTGGCGGTGATCTCCGAGAGGGGGACATAGTACCAGCCGTACGCGCCAACGAACAGCGTCGAGATCACCGTCGTCACGAACAACACGAGGTTGGTCCACGGGATCCCCTCGGGTCCGGCGCCGATCGGACGCGCGATAACGACGTCGGCCTCGCTGGTACGGGTGAGTTCGACCTCGTAGCCGATCTCTCGGAAGGCGGGAGCGATCCGACGCATGAGCGCTCGGTCGGGCACCAGCGACTCGCCGTAGTAGAGGATCCGATCGCCGTCCCGGCGCGTCGCTGTCAACTGAAAGAACGTTCGAAGCGGCTCCGGCCGGGGCGTCTCGCTGGGGGATTCCGCCTCGCCCACCGGGCCAGAGACCTCCTCGTCTGCCATCGAACTCAGTTAGGGATCCGCAGGCAAAACGCTTGTCGTACGGGCGGGAGCAGACGTGTCGTCGGGGGCGACAGTGGAGTCGCTCACGGCGAGGGTGCCGCCTTCTGGAGTGCGGTTTCGGCGATGTTGCCGCCGTAGTCCCCACACCGGGAGACGGAGTCGACGATGAGGCCGAGCAGCTGCGCCCTCGCGGGATCGAGGTTCCGCAGATACGAGTCGATCCGGCGGGCGTCCTCGTCGATCCGCTGGACGGATTTCCGCGCGTCGTTTGCGACCCGTGTCGCGACGTCTCTGTCCTCCGAAAACAGCGCGTCCATCGCGTCGTCGATCACCTGGGCGACCTCCTCGCGGAGTTCCTCGAGCGCCTCGAGTATCTCCTCCGGGACGGGTTGTTCCAGCTCCAGGGTAAGGTGGGCGATCTTGGTAGCGTGATCGCCGATGCGTTCGAGCTGTCTGGCGCTGGATTGGTAGTCGAAACAGACCTCCCGGGGGAGCCCCAGCTTCTCTGCGGCCTTCGGGGTCCGCAGCGTCGCCCTGAAGATCCGCGAGACCACGAGCCAGAGCCGGTCGAGGTCGTCGTCGCGCTCGATCACGTCCCGAGAGAGGTCGTCGTCGAGTTCCTCGAGCGCGGCGAGGGCGTCTTCCAGCATCGACAGCGCGATCAACCGCATCCGGGTCACGGCGTTGTGGATCGAAAGCTCCGAGGAGTCGAGCAGGTCACGGATCACGACCGTCTCTTTCGTCTCCTCGAACACCTCGAGGCCGACGAGGCTCTGGACCGCCTCCCGGATCGTGCGGCGCTGTCCGGTCGTGATCCGGCTGCTCTCGAGGACGATGTCGTCGAACCCGCTCACGTACATCGCCGTGACCGCCCGCACGAGCTCCTCGCCGGTCAGGTCGGTCACGTCCAGCGTCCCCTCCGTCCGTTCCTCCTCGGTTTTCGGCGTGAGAAACAGCGCGTCGCCCTCCGGATAGAACTCCACTTCGCTTCCGGCCCCGACGTCGTTTGCGGTCGCCCAGGACTTGGGAATCGAAACCGTGTACGTCGACCCCCCGGTGACCTGAACCTTCCGGGTCTCCATATCGGTAGATCCCGACCGTGTATATATAAATTTGTCCAAATATATACCTGGTCGACGCAGATCCGTTTCGGCTGCCAACCGCTCCGCCGCAGTTCACCGGCAGTATCGGCCGGATTTCCGCAGGACGTCGACCGGCCGAAAATAGAGGTAACGTGTCCCAAACATAGGTCTATATAGTTATTATAGTAGAGTATTTAGGTCGTCCTCGCGGACCCGAAACCGATGGAACGGAAACCCCCTGCAGGGGGGAACGAACGGTCGAACACTGACGACGGATCGGACGTCAGTCCGTCGAGATCGTCTCGTCGGCGGTTCCTTTCGGCAGTGGGCGCCTCCACCGCAGCCCTGTCGGTCTCCGGACTCGCGGGCTGTCTCGTTCGTGGAGAACCGAGCCACCTCGAAGGACAGATCGTCGTCGACGGCAGCAACACGTTGTTGCCTCACGGCGCCGCCGTCGCCGAGGAGTTCCAGTGGCGGAACAATCGGGTCCGGATCCCGGTTCGTGGATCCGGAACCGGGGCCGGATTTCAGCTGTTCTGTGAGGGCGCCACGGACGTCCAGAACGCCAGCCGACCGATCCTCGGGCCGGAAGACGTCCCCGAAGGACAGCTCAGCGAGGTAGAGCAGTGCGGGCAGGCCGGCGTCGACTACGTCGAGTTCGAGGCGGCCCTGGACGGGATCGCGATCTGGGTGCATCCCGACAACCACTGGTGTGACTGTCTCACCACCGAGGAGTTGCGACGGATCTGGGAACCCGGCTCCGATGTCGAAACGTGGGGAGACATTCGCGAGGAGTGGGCCGAAGCGGGTCACGATGGCGAACTGGAGCTTTACGGCCGCGACCCGGCCTCGGGAACGTTCGACTCGTTCACGAAAGCGATCAACGACGAGATCGGCGCGATCCGGTCGGACTACTCCGCCAGCGCCGACACCAACGTGATCGTTCGCGGGGTTCGCGGAAGCGAGAACGCCCTCGGCTGGGGCGGACTGGGCTACTACGAGGAGAACAAGGAGGACCTGAAACTCGTCGACATCGACGACGGCGACGGCTGTGTCACCCCGACCAGGGAGACGATCGAGACCGGGACCTACCAGCCGTTGACGCGGGCGATGTACGTCTACTTCAACGTGAACTCCTTCGAAAAGGAGCAGGTCAGAGAGTACGCCCGGTTTTATTTCTCCCCGATCGACGAGCGCGCGGACCGCAGCGACGTCGAACCCGGCGAACAGCTCACGTGGACGCAGTGGGCCGCACGGAAGGTCGGCTACTTCGCGACGACCGACGAATCGGTCCGGGAGGCACGCGACCGACTCGAGGAGGTGCTCGCCCGATATGAGTAGCGTCGACCTCACACGCGCCGGTTCCGGAATAGACGGAACGAAAAACCGGCTGATCCGGTACGTCTTCTTCGCCTGCGCCGCAGTTACCGTGTTGACGACTGCCGGGATCATCGTCGTCCTCGTCGAGGGTGCCGTCGCCTTCTTCAGGGAGGTGTCGATCGTGGAGTTCTTCACGACCGCCGACTGGTCACCGATCATCCGCCCCCGGTCGTACGGCGTGTTGCCGCTGATCTGGGGGACGATGCTCATCGTGGTCGGCAGCGCGGTCATCGCGATCCCGGTGGGAACGGCGACGGCGGTGTACCTCGCCGAATACGCCGACAGACGCGTCCGCAAGGTCGTCAAACCCACGCTGGAGGTACTCGCGGGAATTCCGACGATCGTATACGGCTTCTTCGCGCTGTCGTTCATCACGCCGCTGCTCCAGCGCTTTTTCCCCGAGACGGGGACGTTCAACGCGGCCGCCGGCGCGATCGTCGTCGGCGTCATGGTGATCCCGATGGTCTCGTCGCTTTCCGAGGACGCGATGTCGGCGGTCCCAGACGAGCTCCGTCAGGCGGCCTACGGGCTCGGAGCGACCAAATACGAGGTGTCCACCGACGTGGTGATCCCGGCGTCGGTCTCGGGGATCACTGCGGCGTACATCCTCGCGATCTCGCGGGCCATCGGCGAGACGATGGCAGTCACGCTCGCGGCGGGGATGCATCCGAACGTCACGTTCAATCCACTCGAACCGATCCAGACGATGACCGCTTACATGGTGCAGGTCGGGATCAGCGACGTGTCGGTCGGTTCGATCGGCTATCAGTCGCTGTTTGCGGTCGGCATCACCCTGTTTGCGATGACGCTTTCGATGAACCTGCTCAGCCTCTGGGTCAAATCCCGCTTCCGGGAGGAGTACCAATGAGTGAAGAACCGAGCACCGAACCGGCTGACCCGTTTGCGGGGATCGCCGACGACGTCCACCGAAAGCGGCTGATCGGGCAGGTCTTCGTCGCTATCTGTCTCGCCTCGACGCTCGTGGGGATCGTCGCGCTCGTCGCGCTCGTCGCCGACGTGCTTTATGAATCGTGGGGGTGGGTCACCTGGGAGTTTCTCTCGTATCCACCCTCGCGGTTCGTCGAGAACTACCTGCCCGGCGGACGGGGTGCGGGGATCTATCCGGCGTTGATCGGGTCGATCCTGTTGATCGTTCTCACCGCCGTCTTCACGCTGTTTCTGGGCGTCGGCGCCGCGATCTACCTCGAGGAGTACGCTGCCGACTCCTGGCTCACGAGTTTTATCGAGGCGAACATCGCCAACCTCGCCGGCGTCCCCTCGATCGTGTACGGCCTCCTCGGTCTGGCGCTGTTCGTCCGGGCGGCGGGTCTCGGATCGAGCCTTCTCGCGGGGGCGCTCACCCTCACACTTCTCATCCTCCCGATCGTGATCGTTTCTGCCCAGGAGGCGATCCGGGCGGTGCCCGATTCCCAGCGACGCGCCGCCTACGGCGTGGGGGCGACAGACTGGGAGGTGATCCGCGACATCGTGTTGCCGGCGTCCATGCCCGGGATCATGACCGGGACGATCCTGGCGCTGTCGCGAGCGATCGGGGAGACCGCCCCGATCTTGATGGTCGGCGCCGCGACGTCGATGTTCGTCGCGCCGGTCCGGGACGGTCCGCTCGGGCTGCCGGTGCCGGACTTCCTCGGGCCGTTCGCGGCGATGCCGATGCAGATTTTCGACTGGGCCCGGCTCCCGCAGGCGGATTTCCAACACGTCGCCGCCGCCGGGATCGTCGTGTTGCTCGCGGTGCTTTTGGGGATGAACGCGACGGCGATATACATCAGAAACAGGTACGAGAGACAATGAGTCAGGAATCACAGACAGCGAGTCAGGAAGGATCGCCTGCGAGTCAGGGGCGGATCGACGACGATCTCGAACCGAGCATCGAATCGACACCGGAGGCCCACACCGCGATCGAGACGCGCGACCTGGAGGTGTTTTACGGCGAGGAACGTGCGCTGTATCCGACCTCGGTCCGGCTCCCCGAAAAGCAGGTAACCGCGATCATCGGTCCATCGGGGTGCGGAAAATCGACGTTCCTCCGGTGTTTGAACCGGATGAACGACCTGATCGACGTCGCCCGTATCGAGGGCGAGGTGTTATTTAAAGGCAAGAACGTCTACGACGACGACGTCGACCCGGTGGCGCTGCGCCGCCGGATCGGGATGGTGTTTCAGAAGCCGAACCCGTTCCCGAAGTCGATCTACGACAACGTCGCCTACGGGCTGAAGATCCAGGGGTTCGACGGCGACCTCGACGCCCGCGTCGAGGAGTCGCTCCGCCGGGCGGCGCTGTGGAACGAGGTGAAAGACCAGCTCGGTTCCTCGGGGCTGGATCTCTCTGGGGGGCAACAACAGCGGCTCTGTATCGCCCGGGCGATCGCCCCCGATCCGGAAGTGGTGTTGATGGACGAGCCGGCCTCGGCGCTGGATCCAATCGCCACCTCGAAGGTGGAAGATCTCATCACCGAGCTCGCGGAGGATTACACCGTGATCGTCGTCACGCACAACATGCAGCAGGCGGCCCGCATCTCCGACAAGACGGCGGTGTTTCTGACCGGCGGCCGACTCGTGGAATTCGGAGACACCGACCGCATCTTCTCGAACCCCGAACACCAGCGGGTGGAGGATTACATCACTGGCAAGTTCGGATGATCCACCGTGGACTTCACCCCGAGGCGCCTCCACGGGCCGACACGGGCGAGCGGAGATAGCCTTTTGAAACGAGCCGACGTCACAGGGAACAACGACATGCCACGCACGGATTACCAGGAGAAATTGACCCAGCTCAGGGAGGACGTGCTGTTCATGAGCGAGGTGGTCACCGAGCGGTTACAGATGGGACTCGACGCGCTCGAACAGCAGGACGCCGAACTGGGAGAGGAAGTGATCACCCGAGATCACGAGGTGAACCAGCTGTATCTGGAACTGGAGAAAGACTGCATCGACCTGATCGCGCTCCAGCAGCCCGTCGCCGGCGACCTGCGCTTCATCGCCGCCTCGTTCAAGATCATCACCGACCTCGAACGGATCGCTGATCTCGCGACCAATCTCGGAGAGTACGCAAAGCAGGCCAATCGAAGCGTCTTCCCCGACGTCGACGCCCAGCAGATCGGCGCGAATACTCTCACGATGCTGGATACGGCGATGGAGGCGTACGCGAACGAGGACACGGAGGCGTGTTACGACGTCGCCGCGATGGACGACGACCTCGACCAGCTGTGCGAGGAGGCGAGCGAGGCGGTCGTCCGCGAACTCATCCAGCAGGAGCGGTTCGAGGACGAAGAGGAACTCGAGGGGCTCATGAACGAAGTATCGCGGCTCCTGCTTACGATTCGGGACCTCGAACGCGTCGGCGACCACTGCGTCAACGTCGCGGCGCGGTCGCTGTACATGATCGAAAACGACGACGAATTACTGTACTGATCTGGGCGGTTCGGTTTCCCATTCAATTGTCGATCAGTGGGAGCCGGCTCGATAACACGATCAGCACAACGGTGAGGACGGCAAGTACCAGGAAGGTTTCATCGAAGAATCCGCGGTCTGCGGCTGCGCCGAACGCGATGGGGCTCGCCGCACCGGCCGCGAACACCAGCGTGCGCAAGATTCCGAATCCTGTCCCCTCGACGTCCTCGGGAAGTGCGCCGACGAGATATGACTCGGTGGCAGTTTCGAACGAGAGTAGTGTCCCAAGGAGGATCGAGATGGCGACCAGAAGCCACAGGTGGTCGACAAACGGCAACGCCGCCAGGGCGAGGACGGACGCGACGATCGGGACCGCCGTGTACCGGACGTTGAGCCGGTCGTAGATCATTCCAGAAACCGGGTGAATAATCGCAGTCGAGACGAAATACAGCCCGAATAGCAGGCTGGCGATGACGGGCGAGACGCCTTTCTGCTCGATGAGATACGTCGGATAGAAGCCGGTGAACGCCTGCCAGATCGAAAACCCGACGATCAACACCAGGGTGGCGAGTAGAACCGGGGGGTTTTTGAGTTCACCGGCGACGTATCGCGCGGTCGCAACCGAGACCGTGTCGACTGCACTCCCGGTGTCGTCTGACTCGACCGGAACCGTCACCCACAGCGCGATCGCGACGAGGACGAACGCGGGGATCGCCACACCGAAGCCGAACTGCCATCCCAGCGCAACCGCGATCACGCCCGCGATGGGGGGTAACGCCGCCTGCCCGATCTCCGGGGCGACGTTCGTGATCCCGATCGCGGTGCCGTAGCCGTCGGGATACACCTTCGCGATCGCCGTAAAACGGGCGATCGCATAGAACCCGACGCCGAACCCGAACGCGGCGGTCGCCAGAAACAGCGCAATCGGGGACCCGGCGACGACGATCAACACGACCGAGCCGCCCGAAAGGACCATGCTTGCGACGAGCGTCTTCCGTTCGCCGATCCGGTCTGCAAACAGCCCGCCGGGAAGCTGGCCGAGCGCGTAGGCGGCGAAAAGCACCGTCAACAACGCCCCCGCGGTGGCGAGATCCAGGCCGTAGGCCACACGGAGGTCCGGCAATAACACCGGATAGATCGTTCGCGTCCCGATCGTGAGACCCCAGCCGGCCGCGATGGCAAGCAGGATCGGGCCCCGCCCCTCGCTTGCGAGGTGTCGAAGCTGGCTTGCGACTGACGGGAGATACCGGGAGCACATCGATCGTTCGGGAAGAGATCCGGTTCCGGTGCCTATCACTATTGACGCAAGGCACAGTATTGCCGCAACCGGAGGGTGAGTAACAACTTGCGCCTGGAGCGTCCGTCCTTCAAGCTCAAACCGACAGTTCTTATCTCCCCGGGTCGCCACCACACGGATATGACCGACGTCGATGTCGACGACCTCGCCGACAGCGTCCGGGAGGGGGAGCTCCGGCTCCACGAACTCGAGGAACACGCCGACGCCGACGTGGCGACAGCCGCCCGCCGGCTGCTCGTCTCCGAACAGTCCGGTGCCGACCTCGAAACGATCGGTTCCTACGGGTTCCCGGCCGAAGCGGCCGGACCCAACGTCGAGAACATGCTCGGCGCCGTCCAGGTACCGATCGGCGTGGCCGGCCCCGTCCGGATCCGCGGTGGGGCCCTCGACGACGAGCGGTACCTCCCGCTCGCGACGACCGAAGGGGCACTCGTGGCCTCGGTCAACCGGGGCTGTTCGGTGCTCGACGCCGCCGGCGGGGCATCGGCCCGCGTCACGAAGTCGGGAATGACCCGCGCACCGGTGTTCAAAGTCGAGGATGTCGTCGAAGCGGAGGCGCTCGCGGAGTGGGTTCGCGACAACGTCGACGAACTCGCAGACGCGGCCGAATCCACGACCAGCCACGGCGAACTGCTCGACGTCACGCCGTACGTCGTCGGCGACAACGTCTACCTCCGGTTCCGCTACGACACGAAGGACGCGATGGGGATGAACATGGCGACGATCGCGACCGGGGAGGCGTGTGACCTGATCGAATCGGAGACGGGTGCCTCGCTGGTCGCGCTGTCGGGCAACCTCTGTACGGACAAAAAGCCCGCGGCGGTAAACGCCATCGAGGGGCGTGGGCGGACGGTGACAGCAGACGCGATCATTCCCAGAGACGTCGTCGAGTCGCGGCTCCACACGACGCCGGAGGCGATCGCGGAGATCAACACCCGAAAGAACCTCGTCGGCTCCGCGAAGGCCGGAAGCCTGGGGTTCAACGCCCACGTCGCGAACGTGGTCGCGTCGATGTTTCTCGCGACCGGCCAGGACGAAGCCCAGGTCGTCGAGGGGGCCAACGCGATCACGACAGCGCGGACCCGCGGGGACCCGGGGGACGCCGATCTCTACGTATCGGTGTCGCTTGCGAGCCTCGAGGTCGGCACCGTCGGCGGCGGGACGAAGCTTCCCACCCAGTCTGAGGCGCTGTCACTGCTCGGCGTCGCGGGTGGCGGCGATCCGCCGGGAACGAACGCCGACGCCCTGGCAGAAGCAATCGCCGTCGGGGCGCTCGCCGGTGAACTCTCGCTTCTCGCGGCGCTGGCCTCCAGACATCTCTCGTCTGCGCATGCCGAACTCGGTCGGTGACACCCGCCAGTGGCAGACCGCGCGGGACTGGACTGGCTCCCCGGGAGGACAAAAGCGGCTTTATACTGTGCAACGACGCTCATGGGGATAGCTCGTCTACTATCGAATGGAGGAGCTTCCCGTGCAGACCAATCCCCAACTCGTCGACGATACTGCGCCGATCGACGAGGAGACGATCGACGGCGAACCGCGGGAGTCGTACTCTCCCGCGGAGACGCACCCCGAGCCCGAGCGGATACGGATCGGTGGGCACGACGACTACTCCCTCGATCGGGCGAGTGCGAGAGAGCGGTTCGAGTGGCAGCAGGTCGACTTCTCGACGCGGTGCCACTCCGGGACGCTCATCGAAGGGGTCTGGGAAGGGGTGCCCGTCGCCGACGTGCTGGATGCGGCCGACCCGTCGCCGGAGACGACGCACGTGGCCCTGATCGGCGTCGACGGCTACACTCGGTGCGTCCCGGTGCTCGAGGTGCTGGACGGGATCGTCGGGTTCGACTGCGTCGACGAACGGGACGACGGCGCACCCCGGGTGGTGGCGCCCGGGCTCGACTCCCAGGCGTCGGTGATGCGGCTGCGAGCGATCGAACCGCTGTCGCTTGCCCCCGGCGAGGACCCCGGGGACGTCGAGGTCGCGCTGCCAGAATAGCCCGTATCAGTCCCGCTTTAAAGCCGGATTGGTGACGGCCCCGTCGGCCGCCGAGCCGAAGTCGCGGGCGAACTTCGCGAGAACGCCGCCATCGTAAGGGGGGTCCGGCTCCTCCCACCCTTCGCGACGGCGTTCGAGTTCCTCCTTCGAGAGTGCCACGGACAGCTCCCTGTTCGGCACGTCGACGGTGACCTCGTCGCCCTCCTCGAGCAGCCCGATCGGGCCGCCGACGGCTGCCTCGGGGGCAACGTGGCCGATCATCGGTCCCCGGGTCCCGCCGGAGAACCGGCCGTCCGTAAGCAGCGCGACGTCGTCCTCGTGACCGGCACCCACGACCGCGGCGGTGACCCCAAGCATCTCCCGCATCCCCGGGCCGCCTTTCGGTCCCTCGTTGCGGATTACGATCACGTCGCCGGATTCGACGTCCCCGTCCTGGACGTACGCCATCGCGTCCTCCTCGTGTTCGAAGATCCGTGCGGGACCGACGTGATGAAAGGTGTCGTTGCCGGTCGCCTTCAGCACCGCGCCGTCGGGAGAGAGGTTCCCCGTGAGGATCTTGATCGCGCCCTCGGGCTGTTTCGGCTCGTCGACGGTGTAGAGGAACTCCGCGTCGATCTCGTCGTCGTCCGGGAGATCCAGGGTTTCGAGTTCCGCTTCGATCGTCCGCCCGGTGACGGTCTCGGCGTCGCCGTGGAACAGATCTGCCTCGAGCAGCCGGCGGATCACGATCGGCACGCCGCCCACCTCGTGGAGGTCGTTCATCACGTGGGCGCCGCCGGGCTGGAGGTCGGCGATCTTGGGCGTGCGCCTCGAGATCTCGTCGAACTCCTCGATCGAGAGGTCGACGTCGGCTTCGGCCGCGAGTGCAAGCAGGTGCAAGACGCCGTTGGTCGATCCGCCGATCGCCGTCTGGAGCGCGATCGCGTTCTCGAAGGACTTTCGCGAGAGGATGTCGGAGGGCCGGCGGTCCTCCTCGACGCACTCCAGTGCGAGTTCTCCCGCGCGCTCGGCGACCTCGTACCGTTCGGGATCCTCCGCGGGCGCCGACGCCGACCCCAGGGGTGCCATCCCGAGCGCCTCCGAGATCGACGCCATCGTGTTCGCAGTGAACATCCCGCCACACGATCCCGCACCGGGACAGGCGTTGCGCTCCAGTTCATCGAGTTCCTCGGCCTCCATCGATCCCTCGGCGTACGCGCCCACCCCCTCGAACACCTGCACGATGGTGACGTCCCGTCCCTCGTGTTGGCCCGGCATGATCGATCCGCCGTACAGGAACACCGACGGGAGGTTCGACCGGATCGCGGCCATCATCATCCCGGGGAGGTTCTTGTCACAGCCGCCGATCGTGACCAACGCGTCCATGCGCTCGCCGAACGCCACGAGTTCGACGGAGTCGGCGATCACCTCCCGGGAGATCAGCGAGGCTTTCATCCCCTCTGTGCCCATCGAGATGGCGTCGGAGATGGTGATCGTCCCGAACTCGATAGGCATCCCGCCGTCGTCGTCGATCCCGTCGATCGCGGCGTCGGCGACGTCCTCGAGGTGGACGTTACACGGCGTGATGTCCGCAGCCGGGTTCGCGACCCCGACCATCGGCGAGGAGAGGTCCTCGTCGTCGAATCCCATCGCCCTGAACATCGACCGGTGGGGCGCGCGTTCGGCCCCCGTCGTCACGTCGCTGCTGGGCAGCGACGGATCCTTTTCGCCGGCGAACCGCTCGCCGGAGGACTCTCGTTCGTTCATACCGCTTGGGAGGGGTTCCGGGGGGTTAAAAACCATCGGCCCGGCAGGGATTGCGCGCACGCCGACGTGGTGACACTCCACGTGGCTACGGATCGATCGTTCGGGCGGCCTCGAGCACGTCCTCGTGGACGCCACCGTTCGAGGCCACGAGGCCGCGGGAGTCGTATCGCCACGGCTCGCCGTCGAGATCGGTCACCCGCCCGTCGGCCGTGCGGACCAGATGGACGCCGGCGACGGAATCCCACGGGTTGCACTGGACGTTCGTGATCACGCCGTCGAGCGCGCCGGTCGCGAGCATCGCGAGCTCGAGCTGGGCACAGCCGACGCGCCGGAGGTCGGCAAACCGGGTGACGATCCCCTCGCAGGCGCGGGCGTACTCGTCGCGTCGGTCGAAGCCCCACCACACGGTCGGCGCGACCGCACACGTTTCGGGGTCGGTCCGGTCGCTCGTTTCCATCCGGTTTGCTCCAGGCAGGCCCACGAGGCTCCCGGAGTCGGCTGTCTCGGCGACGAGATCCGCGTCGATCGGTCCCTCGATGGCGACCGCCGTCCGGTCGTCGGCGAGGTACGACTCCCCCAGCGCTGGCGCGTCGATGGCCGTGGCGACCGGTTCCCCGTCGACCACTGCCGCGACCGCGGTAACCCAAAACGGGATGTCGCGGACGTAGTTGTTCGTCCCGTC
The Halalkaliarchaeum desulfuricum DNA segment above includes these coding regions:
- a CDS encoding inositol monophosphatase family protein, whose protein sequence is MSEPRVAVAARAARAGATLAHERFRTGIDVENKTGKTNVVTAADRDAQAAVAEAIREKFPEDVIVGEEGDAEKEVPDEGAAWIVDPIDGTNNYVRDIPFWVTAVAAVVDGEPVATAIDAPALGESYLADDRTAVAIEGPIDADLVAETADSGSLVGLPGANRMETSDRTDPETCAVAPTVWWGFDRRDEYARACEGIVTRFADLRRVGCAQLELAMLATGALDGVITNVQCNPWDSVAGVHLVRTADGRVTDLDGEPWRYDSRGLVASNGGVHEDVLEAARTIDP
- the ilvD gene encoding dihydroxy-acid dehydratase; the encoded protein is MNERESSGERFAGEKDPSLPSSDVTTGAERAPHRSMFRAMGFDDEDLSSPMVGVANPAADITPCNVHLEDVADAAIDGIDDDGGMPIEFGTITISDAISMGTEGMKASLISREVIADSVELVAFGERMDALVTIGGCDKNLPGMMMAAIRSNLPSVFLYGGSIMPGQHEGRDVTIVQVFEGVGAYAEGSMEAEELDELERNACPGAGSCGGMFTANTMASISEALGMAPLGSASAPAEDPERYEVAERAGELALECVEEDRRPSDILSRKSFENAIALQTAIGGSTNGVLHLLALAAEADVDLSIEEFDEISRRTPKIADLQPGGAHVMNDLHEVGGVPIVIRRLLEADLFHGDAETVTGRTIEAELETLDLPDDDEIDAEFLYTVDEPKQPEGAIKILTGNLSPDGAVLKATGNDTFHHVGPARIFEHEEDAMAYVQDGDVESGDVIVIRNEGPKGGPGMREMLGVTAAVVGAGHEDDVALLTDGRFSGGTRGPMIGHVAPEAAVGGPIGLLEEGDEVTVDVPNRELSVALSKEELERRREGWEEPDPPYDGGVLAKFARDFGSAADGAVTNPALKRD